A genomic segment from Oncorhynchus clarkii lewisi isolate Uvic-CL-2024 chromosome 12, UVic_Ocla_1.0, whole genome shotgun sequence encodes:
- the LOC139422104 gene encoding sideroflexin-5-like, translating into MAESAACPAFQLGKPRYDQSSFLGRLKHFVEIIDPSTLFVSERRLTECIKLLDEFKHGKLSPGVSDLQLWEAQKVTQAIIHPDTGEKIFMPFRMSGYVPFGTPIVVGLLLPNQTVVSTIFWQWLNQSHNACVNYSNRNATKPTPTSTFLQGYFGAVTSAVSLAVGLNVLIQKANRLSPATRMIIQRLIPFPAVVSANICNVGLMRHNELSEGVNVLDENGNILGSSKIAAKHAIMETAFTRVVLPMPIFVLPPIIMSYLEKLPMLQMNRRLLLPIHSLVCLATFSLSLPLAISLFPQMSQIEVSQLEPEIAMATDCKVVTYNKGL; encoded by the exons AGTTCATTTCTTGGCCGGCTGAAACACTTTGTAGAGATCATTGACCCCAGCACACTCTTTGTGTCTGAG AGACGATTGACAGAATGCATTAAGCTCCTGGATGAATTTAAACACGGAAAACTATCACCTGGAGTTTCTGATCTACAG CTATGGGAAGCCCAAAAGGTCACGCAG GCCATCATTCATCCTGACACAGGAGAGAAGATTTTCATGCCTTTTCGAATGTCAG GTTATGTCCCATTTGGAACACCAATT GTTGTGGGCCTTCTTCTTCCAAATCAGACTGTGGTATCCACCATTTTCTGGCAG TGGCTTAACCAGAGTCACAATGCCTGTGTCAACTACTCAAACCGCAATGCTACTAAG CCTACACCGACTTCCACGTTTCTTCAAGGTTACTTCGGAGCTGTGACCAGTGCTGTCTCTCTTGCG GTAGGACTGAATGTACTGATTCAGAAAGCCAACAGGTTGAGTCCAGCGACCCGAATGATAATACAGAGACTCATCCCTTTCCCAGCTGTGG TCAGTGCCAACATTTGCAACGTGGGCCTCATGAGGCACAATGAGTTGTCGGAGGGCGTCAACGTGCTGGACGAAAATGGGAACATATTGGGCTCCTCAAAGATTGCTGCCAAACAT GCAATTATGGAGACAGCCTTTACCAGAGTAGTCCTCCCGATGCCAATATTTGTCCTTCCTCCCATCATTATGTCCTACCTAGAAAA ACTTCCAATGCTGCAGATGAATCGGAGGCTGTTGCTGCCCATCCACAGCCTGGTGTGTCTGGCTACCTTCAGCCTCTCCCTGCCCCTGGCCATCAGCCTATtcccacagatgtctcag ATAGAGGTGTCTCAGCTTGAGCCGGAGATCGCAATGGCAACCGATTGCAAGGTGGTGACCTACAACAAGGGACTGTGA
- the LOC139420882 gene encoding protein-lysine N-trimethyltransferase SMYD5-like isoform X3 gives MFSLCVDPTKVSSCVEVRFIDKIKVMYCSNECRQAAADQYHRALCLGTSQEDPNHPISKLKDAWRSMHYPPETSSIMLMARMVATVKQAQDKGHWQKLFSQFCSRAANEEEEEIAHKLLGEKFQGQLTVLRTLFTTALYDDHLNRWFTPEGFRSLFSLVGTNGQGIGTSSLSQWVHACDALALTSQQREQLDSFIDQLYKDVEKETGDFLNCEGSGLFLLQSACNHSCIPNAAASFPSNNFLLHLSALSDISPGEEIGISYLDCCQCDRSRHSRHKILRDNYLFICSCPKCVSQMDELDLTSDEEEEEGEAEGDDMEDEMTDV, from the exons ATGTTTTCTCTCTGCGTCGACCCCACTAAAGTTAGCAGTTGTGTGGAAGTCCGATTTATTGACAAGATTAAG GTGATGTACTGTAGCAACGAGTGTCGGCAGGCTGCGGCAGACCAGTACCATCGGGCCCTGTGCCTAGGCACCTCCCAAGAGGACCCAAACCACCCCATCAGCAAACTAAAGGATGCCTGGAG GAGCATGCACTACCCTCCTGAGACCTCCAGCATCATGCTCATGGCCAGGATGGTGGCCACTGTCAAACAG GCCCAGGACAAAGGGCACTGGCAGAAGCTGTTCTCTCAATTCTGCAGCCGTGCGGccaacgaggaggaggaggagattgcACATAAGCTGCTGGGAGAGAAGTTCCAG GGGCAGTTGACCGTACTACGAACCCTGTTTACAACGGCACTTTACGACGATCATCTCAATCGG TGGTTTACACCTGAGGGATTTCGTTCCCTCTTCTCCCTTGTGGGGACCAATGGACAGGGTATAGGTACCAG TTCTCTCAGCCAATGGGTTCATGCATGTGATGCTTTGGCGCTGACTAGCCAGCAGAGGGAGCAATTGGATTCCTTCATTGACCAACTATACAAGGATGTCGAGAAAG AGACCGGTGACTTTCTGAACTGCGAGGGTTCCGGGCTCTTCCTACTGCAAAGCGCAT GTAACCATAGCTGCATTCCGAATGCGGCGGCATCTTTCCCGAGCAACAACTTCTTGCTTCATCTCAGTGCCCTAAGTGACATCAGCCCTGGAGAG GAGATCGGTATCAGTTACTTGGACTGCTGTCAGTGTGACAGGAGCCGTCATAGCAGACACAAAATCCTGAG GGATAACTACCTGTTCATCTGCTCGTGTCCAAAATGTGTGTCTCAGATGGATGAGTTGGATCTGACGtcggacgaggaggaggaggagggggaggccgAGGGGGATGACATGGAGGACGAGATGACGGACGTCTGA
- the LOC139420882 gene encoding protein-lysine N-trimethyltransferase SMYD5-like isoform X2 translates to MTCFLSASTPLKLAVVWKSDLLTRLRARGYSPRRPSRKETPFLLSALLSLPSSCGIPCTSTKVMYCSNECRQAAADQYHRALCLGTSQEDPNHPISKLKDAWRSMHYPPETSSIMLMARMVATVKQAQDKGHWQKLFSQFCSRAANEEEEEIAHKLLGEKFQGQLTVLRTLFTTALYDDHLNRWFTPEGFRSLFSLVGTNGQGIGTSSLSQWVHACDALALTSQQREQLDSFIDQLYKDVEKETGDFLNCEGSGLFLLQSACNHSCIPNAAASFPSNNFLLHLSALSDISPGEEIGISYLDCCQCDRSRHSRHKILRDNYLFICSCPKCVSQMDELDLTSDEEEEEGEAEGDDMEDEMTDV, encoded by the exons ATGACATGTTTTCTCTCTGCGTCGACCCCACTAAAGTTAGCAGTTGTGTGGAAGTCCGATTTATTGACAAGATTAAG GGCAAGGGGTTATTCGCCAAGAAGGCCATCAAGAAAGGAGACACCATTTTTATTGAGCGCCCTCTTGTCTCTGCCCAGTTCTTGTGGAATTCCCTGTACAAGTACAAAG GTGATGTACTGTAGCAACGAGTGTCGGCAGGCTGCGGCAGACCAGTACCATCGGGCCCTGTGCCTAGGCACCTCCCAAGAGGACCCAAACCACCCCATCAGCAAACTAAAGGATGCCTGGAG GAGCATGCACTACCCTCCTGAGACCTCCAGCATCATGCTCATGGCCAGGATGGTGGCCACTGTCAAACAG GCCCAGGACAAAGGGCACTGGCAGAAGCTGTTCTCTCAATTCTGCAGCCGTGCGGccaacgaggaggaggaggagattgcACATAAGCTGCTGGGAGAGAAGTTCCAG GGGCAGTTGACCGTACTACGAACCCTGTTTACAACGGCACTTTACGACGATCATCTCAATCGG TGGTTTACACCTGAGGGATTTCGTTCCCTCTTCTCCCTTGTGGGGACCAATGGACAGGGTATAGGTACCAG TTCTCTCAGCCAATGGGTTCATGCATGTGATGCTTTGGCGCTGACTAGCCAGCAGAGGGAGCAATTGGATTCCTTCATTGACCAACTATACAAGGATGTCGAGAAAG AGACCGGTGACTTTCTGAACTGCGAGGGTTCCGGGCTCTTCCTACTGCAAAGCGCAT GTAACCATAGCTGCATTCCGAATGCGGCGGCATCTTTCCCGAGCAACAACTTCTTGCTTCATCTCAGTGCCCTAAGTGACATCAGCCCTGGAGAG GAGATCGGTATCAGTTACTTGGACTGCTGTCAGTGTGACAGGAGCCGTCATAGCAGACACAAAATCCTGAG GGATAACTACCTGTTCATCTGCTCGTGTCCAAAATGTGTGTCTCAGATGGATGAGTTGGATCTGACGtcggacgaggaggaggaggagggggaggccgAGGGGGATGACATGGAGGACGAGATGACGGACGTCTGA
- the LOC139420882 gene encoding protein-lysine N-trimethyltransferase SMYD5-like isoform X1, whose translation MAAPQDDMFSLCVDPTKVSSCVEVRFIDKIKGKGLFAKKAIKKGDTIFIERPLVSAQFLWNSLYKYKACEFCLRALETAEDNARRLSGIPDLSLPHPELCKVHPELHQACPQCQVMYCSNECRQAAADQYHRALCLGTSQEDPNHPISKLKDAWRSMHYPPETSSIMLMARMVATVKQAQDKGHWQKLFSQFCSRAANEEEEEIAHKLLGEKFQGQLTVLRTLFTTALYDDHLNRWFTPEGFRSLFSLVGTNGQGIGTSSLSQWVHACDALALTSQQREQLDSFIDQLYKDVEKETGDFLNCEGSGLFLLQSACNHSCIPNAAASFPSNNFLLHLSALSDISPGEEIGISYLDCCQCDRSRHSRHKILRDNYLFICSCPKCVSQMDELDLTSDEEEEEGEAEGDDMEDEMTDV comes from the exons ATGGCTGCCCCCCAAGATGACATGTTTTCTCTCTGCGTCGACCCCACTAAAGTTAGCAGTTGTGTGGAAGTCCGATTTATTGACAAGATTAAG GGCAAGGGGTTATTCGCCAAGAAGGCCATCAAGAAAGGAGACACCATTTTTATTGAGCGCCCTCTTGTCTCTGCCCAGTTCTTGTGGAATTCCCTGTACAAGTACAAAG CCTGTGAGTTTTGCTTGCGTGCTCTGGAGACAGCCGAGGATAATGCCCGTAGACTCAGTGGCATCCCTGACCTCAGTCTACCCCACCCCGAGCTGTGCAAAGTGCATCCAGAGCTGCACCAAGCTTGCCCACAATGCCAG GTGATGTACTGTAGCAACGAGTGTCGGCAGGCTGCGGCAGACCAGTACCATCGGGCCCTGTGCCTAGGCACCTCCCAAGAGGACCCAAACCACCCCATCAGCAAACTAAAGGATGCCTGGAG GAGCATGCACTACCCTCCTGAGACCTCCAGCATCATGCTCATGGCCAGGATGGTGGCCACTGTCAAACAG GCCCAGGACAAAGGGCACTGGCAGAAGCTGTTCTCTCAATTCTGCAGCCGTGCGGccaacgaggaggaggaggagattgcACATAAGCTGCTGGGAGAGAAGTTCCAG GGGCAGTTGACCGTACTACGAACCCTGTTTACAACGGCACTTTACGACGATCATCTCAATCGG TGGTTTACACCTGAGGGATTTCGTTCCCTCTTCTCCCTTGTGGGGACCAATGGACAGGGTATAGGTACCAG TTCTCTCAGCCAATGGGTTCATGCATGTGATGCTTTGGCGCTGACTAGCCAGCAGAGGGAGCAATTGGATTCCTTCATTGACCAACTATACAAGGATGTCGAGAAAG AGACCGGTGACTTTCTGAACTGCGAGGGTTCCGGGCTCTTCCTACTGCAAAGCGCAT GTAACCATAGCTGCATTCCGAATGCGGCGGCATCTTTCCCGAGCAACAACTTCTTGCTTCATCTCAGTGCCCTAAGTGACATCAGCCCTGGAGAG GAGATCGGTATCAGTTACTTGGACTGCTGTCAGTGTGACAGGAGCCGTCATAGCAGACACAAAATCCTGAG GGATAACTACCTGTTCATCTGCTCGTGTCCAAAATGTGTGTCTCAGATGGATGAGTTGGATCTGACGtcggacgaggaggaggaggagggggaggccgAGGGGGATGACATGGAGGACGAGATGACGGACGTCTGA